The stretch of DNA CTTCTGAAGTCTTCTGCACATCTGAGCCTTCTGTACATGCATTTGTTTCCCAAAAGAGGATTATCCTTTTTGACTGATCGATCCTCACTCAGAATTTGGTGCATTAGTACTTGACTTCCACAACATTCTCTAAATTCAAATCTCTTGGATTGTAAAAATTTTAACACAGGCCTTGAGAGTTTGGCAGGCAGGAGTCAATTTGGTTTAAACAGACCAAACAATTGAACAGATTAAAAACCAATGCTAGGTTACTTCAGGCCAGAAACTAAAATAAAGATTAGATGTTACATATTCTAAGTATTAACTCAAGtggaaatttttagaaaattaatctATAcacacagcaagaatactgaatatttttaatgctaaACACATCTTCACCAATTTTTAAGGCATCTATGcaatatgtttttattatataaGTTTCCTGGAGAgagaatttatttctcttttgatggTTTACTGAGGAAACAAAGCATTTGCCTCATTGTACTCTTTTTGTTTTGGAGGGTCTTACATTTGAGAGGTTGGCTCATggatctatttttgttttatatcaaTTCTTTTGTCTATCAGTTCATGAACATCTTGTTCCTAAACACTCATCTGCAGATAAACTTGCTGAGATTGGTGGTAGTAGTATATTGATAAAAGGGTTTACCACAATTTGTTAATCCATTCACCTGCTAATGACCATtaggttatttccagtttggaaTATTAAACTAAAGCTTCAGTGAGCATATTTCTGTAAGTCTTTTCATGGAGTATGCTTGCTTTTTGGGTAAATCCTAGAGGTAGACCGGCTGGATTATATGATACAtggatattttgctttttttttaaaaaaaagaagtcagtctTTTCCCAAACTTCTTGATTTATTACATACTTTagccagcagtgtatgagagttccattTTCTCTACCTCCTTAATAGAGTTGGCTTAGTATggccatcttttaaaatattagctgTTCTAATAGGTATATAATTGTCTCTCATATAGTTTCAGTTTGCATTTCCTAATGAATAataatgttgaatatcttttcatgtggttaTTTCCCATTCACATATCATCTTTGGAAAGCTGTCCAAATATTTTGCTCagtttttattggattgtttgcTTTCTTAAGCTCTCTCTATAAACTCTTAATAACaataattgcaaatattttccccaagtttatgatttgtctttttattttcttaatagtgtCTTATAAAtagcagaagcttttaattttgtgaaattcaatttattcactttttcttttattaattttacttttggtgacacatttaaaaatctatgccaaaatcacaaagattttctcctgtgacttttttttcccagagCTTTTGTAGTTTTAGGTTTTACGTTAGATCTATGATCCCTTtatgaattgatttttgtgtgtaaTGTAAGGTATGAACCAAAGTTTATGTTTTGCAGTTGTATACACCTAATTATTACAATGTCATTAGAAAGTGTTATTCTCCGCTGGATTACCTTTACACTTTTTTCAAAAATCAGCTATCAATatatgtgtgggtctatttctggactttctattctctTCCCTTGATCCATTTGTCTACCTTTATGCCAATACCAGACAGTTTTGACTATTGTTGCTTTTTTAATGTCTTGAAATCAGTTAATGTTGTCCTAccaactttcttctttttcaaagttattttgtgTATTCTAGCTCCTTTGCATTTCAACTCTTTACCTTAGGTTTTGATagtgttaacatcttacataatcATGGCATAtttatcaaaaaaacaaatttaacattggtacattattattaactgaacAGGTTTTAATATAATAGAACTGCAccagtttttttctttagtatcttctttctgacccaggatccAGGCCAGTATACCAAGTTGCCTTTAATCACTATATTCAGATTTCTTCAGTATGTGATAATTCCTCtgtctttccttgtttttcttgaCTTTGGAACATTTGAAGACTGTTGGTGAAATATTTTGCAGAATTTTCCTCAATTTGGACTTGTCAAGTGTCTTTTCATGATAAGATTGAGTTCATGGATTTTGAAAAGTGTATTATCTTTTTGGCATATTTTTTAGATTTGACCTGATAAAATTTTGTTTGGAAATCTTACATCTATGTGAAGAATAGTGgtctgaagtttttaaaaatctaataatgTTTTTGTTTGAATTTGGTATCAGGTAATAGCTAACTTGCAGAATGAGTTGGGAAAAAATTGTTCCgttttaattttctggaagagtgttTGCAGAATTGGTATTCTTCTTCTTAAATGTTTTGTGGAATGCACCGTGAAGCCACCAGGGTCTTGTGTTTTCTTCGTGGTAAAGCTTTAAGATCCAATTCAATTTATCTAGTAGATACAGGGATCTTCAGGTTTTCCATTTATTCTTGAGTGAGCTTTGGCAATTTTCATCTTTCAAGAAATATGCCCCTTTCCTCTGAGTTATCTAGTATATTGGTGTAATATTATTCACAGAAATATCTTCTTATCTTTTTAGATATCTGCAGAGtccataatgggcttccctggtggctcagagggtaaagaatccacctgtgatgcaggagacctgggtttgatcccttggttggaaagatcccctgaaggagagcatggcaacccactccagtattcttgcctggagaatccgcatggacagaggaacctggcggcctacagtccatggggtcgcaaagagtcggactcgactaaGCATAGTACAGGGTCCATAGTAATGCCAGCTCTCTCATTCctgatatttgtattttatgtCATTGTCTTCCCCTGATATATCTGGTTAAAtactttctatttcattgatctcaCAAAACCAGTTTTTTATAttcttgcttttcttgtttctatcTTATTTAGTTTCCAAtctctataattttctttcttctacttaATTAAATAAGAAGtttccctgaaaaaggaaatggctacccactccagtgtttttgcctggagaattccatgtagagaggagcctggcgggctacaatccatgcagtcacaaagagtcggacacgactgagcaacgaacactttcAGTGATAGTGGATATTCACTTTTGGTGATAGTGGATATGCTTGTCTGTTATCAGTCTATAATGGGAATAGCTCATATTTCAGTGCCAACTGAATGATTTGATTTTGATTTCAGTTGGAGGTTTTTTTCATTAATTAGTTTTTTCTTAGTAGTTTACTGAGTTTTCTCAGAAATGGACATTGATTATATAAAATTACTTTTGAACACATATTGAGTTTTTTGTGAATTATGAGCATGACAAATTAAATGTTTCCTAATGATAAATCATTACATAGTTTGAATGAGATGAAGTTGGTGCTAGCAGAGTATTATGTTATTGAAAtgtcaaatgttttattttattttggagttttGCATATGGTATGTGTTATTACTTTTAGTTTTGAACtatttttgttatgttttaaTATCAGATTTACATATAGCAGTTTCATGGAACaaatttataatatttctatGTTCATTATACTCTGACAAAGTTTGtataacattataaatatatCTTCATTGAAAGCTGGAAAGGACTCAACTGAAAGAAGAATTTGAGCAAGAATTATTTGAGAATTAATTCTTTCATAAGtcataattattttttcccatctttATAGCTTCATTCAAATCTCCACAATGTCTTGAATTGTATTTAATGTTTGTGTGCTTTAGTTAAAGCATGTTCTTTGAAACAGGAATCTTATCTGCTGAGTAGGTTTGAAAGTggaaaaaattcagaaatgtaatttttctgtcttaaatttttctttgtcttaaatTCTTGTTAGTTCCATTTGTTTtgaatttctttattcttttccatatgaTAGCAGGATTTCCACACTGCATTCTTCTCCtccccacttttttttaaagtttcattgcATCTGGGTGCCAGAACTTGGTTCATCCTTTAATGGTTCACTTTTCAGTGAAATTTTGTGTcagatgtgtcttttcaaattagcgtCAGGTTATGTATTCTTAAACCTTGTATTGAAGTTAGGAAACAGGGAAAAATACACATAGAGTAAATGTTAGAGCTCAATTATCACAAAGTGAATTCACCTACACTGTCAGCATCCAGGCCAACAAACAGAACATTATCACCACCCCACAAGCCTTGTGTGCCCTTGTAATCTCCACTTGCCCCAGATGTATTATTATCTTGACTATGAGTACATAGTTAGTATGAACTGATTTTGTACTTTTATACATAAAATTACAAATGAGTTTTTGTGCATATACTTTTCAATCAGTATTTTTTATGTGATATTCATTCATGTAGTTCTATGATGTTAGATTTTCTGttaattttcattgttgtttggtgttttattgaatgaatatatcACAATTTACTTATATATTCTATTATTGGTTGAAAGTTAATTCTAGTTTGAAGCTATTAGGAATAATACTCCATGAATATCCTAGTATATGTATTTTGGTGCCAATATTCATGCATTGCATGCCTCTTGAGATGTATCTAAGAGtggaatataatatatacatatgtatgtatgcatatatatataatatactaattAAGCTATGTAATCACCAGTTATTAGCTTTGTaagttttcatattattttagtCACATTCTGATAATGTGTAGTAGTATCTCTCTGTAGTTTAAATATGTGTTTGACTGGTTTCTAACAatcctgaacatcttttcatattgcATTAGTATTTGGATATCCTCTTTTGTGAAGTGCTCATTCCATGTTTTGCCTGTCATTCTAACTGCACTGCTTATCTTATCTTAGTAACTTGCAGAAATTGTAATGAGTctctttttcagatatatgcattcagatatatgcaaatatttatttttcccattctttgaTGGCATTTCTTGATGACTGAGAATTTTTGATTTTAGTTTATCAGTTTTTAATGGTTATAGCTTTCTATGTTTTAAGAAATCTTTCCATACATCAAGGTCATGGTGTTACTCTATATTACTATATAGATGTTTTTTAGAATGTGATATATATGCAGTAGGGTGTGCTGTTCCCTCCCCTCTTTAAAGTATTGATGTTAAGACACAACACACAAAATCCAGCAATAACAAGTAACTTAGTTGTTACTGTTCATGCATGTtgcatgctcagtggtgtccaacattttgggaccctatggactgtagtttaccaggctcctctgtctgtaggattttccaggcaaaaatattggaatgggttgccatgtccttcttcaggggatcttccacactcAGGCATCAAACTcatatatcctgcattggcaggcagattcttgactgctgagccaccaggaagccctattCATGCAGGCAGAGCAAAATGAAGAAGTTCTTTGGGTGAGGAGTAACTGTCTCTCACCAGCAAGAGTTTGCTTTTGGATTTGTGgcagaggaaagggaagagagtGACAAAGGTTATGGGGGaaagataaataaacataaatatattagtTTAGATGAGATATGCCTAGAGAATAAGTGGAATTGAATAGAAAAAAGAGTATAAGAAATAGTGGAATTGAATAGAAAAAAAGGTGAATTAGTATATGAAAGAGATAAAATCAACAGATACTGGTATCTAGATGGTTTTGGAAGGTGAATCTGTCCAGGAtaatttcaaagattttgaattaGATGACTAGTTTAGGGACCAAGATAGAAGATGCAGAAAAGATGATTTCTTTACAAGGAGCAATAACTTTATTGATTCTTATATGTTGGTGTTTGAATTGTTTTGGAGATTTTGAGgtagagtgggacatgactgagtgactaagcatgcacactcGCATATAAGAAGAACTTCCATTTTACTTTAAGAGTCTATTATTTCATGCAATAaatttatctcaatttttttaacTAAAGCAATCATTGAAAGAATACCCCAAATAGCTATTACCTATTACTGAGCATCTCCTATATCTTGGGGACTGTTATACATTTTAGGTATATTATTTAGTCTTTAGTCCAATAAATTAAACATTATATTTACCTATTTTACATGTGAGCAGCTGAATGTTTAGAAAATTTTACTCAAAAGTTACACACAGAGTAGTTCTTTTGTCACCATAAATTGTTTGAGAAAATTAATATCCCTATCAGGCCCTCTCTGAAACCTCTTCACTGTTTTGTTAACAGGTGTCATTTCCTTAAGAGGAAAAAACTCTAGGAAGCtaaagagaagacagagaagaatCTCAATTGGTGACACTTTTTTTCCAACCTCATTTACACCTCAATTTTGAGACACCTATAATATTTAGGAATTAACAGAAAGGTTACAAGACAGATGTTTGACCCTTCTTAAATTATTTGTTTAGAAGTATTTGTTGTCCATGGAATCCAGCTAAAAGACTGTCAGTTACCGAAACATCCCTGCAAGCCAACTGCTTTCAGAAAGACCTCTATGACTAGCACAAGATGGTGCCCCTAGCATATTATGATCAACACTTTGTGCCCTTAGAATACTCTTACCAACTGGCCGCAACCAGCTCATCAGCACGTCAATACACAGATGAAAAATTAAATCAACCCAATAACCAATCTGTGGTCAGAGTACAATCCCATAGTAATAACCTTGTAGTGCCTCCACCAAACTCTAGCCAGAAGGTACAGAGATGCTCAGAATTGCCCTCTGTCATGTCTCAGGACACAATTACAGGGGACTGCTATAACAGGGTTCTAAAATCACCATTATCTCACGCCAAACGTCAGGCCACACCTTCACTACACCTCCAGCGGAGAACTCCCTTGTGGCCTAATAAGAAAGCCCTGAGCTCGCCTTTGTCCCACCCTAAACCTCAGAACACATCTTCATTTGACCTCATTAAGACATTGTCACCAGAGCCCAGTCAAACAGACTGGAGCTCACAGTTATCCTTTCCTAAACCTCAGAATACATCTTCCCTAGATCTTTTCTGGACATCACCTCCACTGAAGTCTATTCGAAGAGTGTCAAGTTCATCACTATATGTCAATCATCAAGAAACTCCTTCCCCAGACTACCTATGGACATCATCATCTTTGGAACCTAATCAAAGAGCCTTTAGTTCAGCATTACCCCAGTCCAAGCCTCAGAAAGCTTCTTCATTGGACAGCCTGTGGTCATCTTTATTAGAGCGCAATCAAAGATGCTTGAGCTCACCTTCTCTCAACTCTACATCTCAAATAAATGACTTGTTTCAGACATCACCTGAAGCCCAGCATTTGGAGCCCAGTCAAATGACTCTGAGCTCATCATTACCTGACCCCAGACTTCAGACACCACCTGTATTGAGGTCCAATTCCAGTGTTCTGAGATTACCACTGTCCAATTCAAAACCAAGAAAGTCACCTTTACCACACTCTGTCCACCAGTCAAAGAGTTTGCCGTTGTTCCAGCCCAAAACACTTGATCATGACTTCAGGACCCCGAGCTCAGCAATGTGTCACTCCAGATTGCAGGACACCACTTCACCAAGTGACAAACACAAAGCCAGAGATCTTTCCTCACCTCATCCCAAACCAAATGTCTCAGGTCAATCGTTATTCAGCTCCAGGCACTCCATGAGGAGCATAGCTGCTTTAACACTGGGCTCCAGACTCCAGCGAAAAAGCAGTTTCGGTCATTGTGAAGAGACGGGACCCAGtaaagaaattccatggactttagaTTACACTCAACCCTGCATTGTTAAAGGTGGAACTGTCCCCAGTGATGTGGTAAATAAAATCGTCAATTCTCTCTCCAAGACCAGAATCCAGAGGGATctctgtaggcagattctctttCGAAGGATGAGGGGAAGACCAAACCCTCGTCCTGGCCCCCGCCTTTCATCAAGTTATATGGTTTGCTTGGCCTGTGCTTCCTGCGTCAGATCTCATTGCAGCCATCTTACAGGAAGGAAGGACCCCCACGCCGCCACACTCTTTGTCATCCCAACTCCTGAACTCACTCGTGAGAAGGAGATAACGGTGAAACTAGTTTTTATCCTTTCCCTACCAGAGACTACTTTTTTGCTCCCTGTGAAAGAAAATCAGCCTGATGAAGCCCCTGAAGACAATCTTGAAGGAATGGAGAAGATATCAAACATTTTCCCTACCTCGGAATCTGATATCACTCTGGGAGCTAATGAGAAGAAGACCTGGCTGACAGTAGCCCCCGAAAAGCAAGCTGTAAGCCAACAGCCCCAGGCTGTAGACTGGCTGCTCTATGTGAAGAAAAACAGCAGCCCTCAGTTCCAGTCCGTACTCccgtcctcttcctcctccacgtCTTTGTCctcctcatcctcttcatcttcctcctcctcttccttttccaccATAGCCCCCttaccccctcctcctcccccaaaagAGTCTGCCGTCTCAGACTGTGTGGTCACTAAGTTACTTAGTTACCACCGGTTGCCTCCAGGGGTCTCCTGGCTTGAGTTTATATGTAGTAAAAATCACCAGCCACTTCCTGGAAAACCACGTCCAAGTCagtcaccatctcccaaagcaaGGCCTATGAGGAATAGCACCACAgttaaaaggagaaaggggcccaAGACAGTGTTCAAAATTTTCCAGACAAAGTTTCAAAATGAGAGAAATCTTGATTAAAttaactttttgtttctttgaaggCAGTTGACCTCTTAGTTCTTTGACATTAGTTTGATTTCCTATCATGCTTATTAAAATTCTTAGTATTAACTAAGTGTGCCTCTGTATTTCAGCTGATAAAGCAATTAGTTAAGGGGAACTATTACTTTTAAGTCTATTTGAAGAGTCTTAAATAATAGACTTATTAATAGTCTTAAATAATAGACTAATAACAGTCTTAAATAATAGACTATGAACTTCTAGAAGCCCAAAATGGAATCCTGTGTTTTTAACCATGTGCCTGGCTTACAGTAGCCactagaaataaatgaattaataataattGACCACAGACCATAAATATCTTATTTGTCTTGCCTTGAACAGTATCCAACTCACTGTTATCCTCCTTCCTCATAAGGCATAATAGTGATGATATCCTTAAAACAACTTATGCTAATCTGGTTCCCTATCTCtaaagaaaattaagatcatgtttAACAGTTAATACATATAGGAAGGAATTTTTTCAGTCATGTGTTCCTAGAGAAAATTCTATGGTAAGATCCCACACTCTTAAATGCAACAATTTATTCAACCTTAGCAAATCTCAGAAAAGAATAACCAACTGGTACAGATAACCCTACCTCATGCCAACCGTACCAGTATTTAAATTATAGGCTGTAAAGTCACCTGCTCATCACTTCTActtatacaaaataaatgagttaataaaaatgtttaaaaaattgtttctgtTCCACTGGGTCTACTAGTAGCGGGAAGAAAAGGGAATTGTCTTACCTACTACCTTAAATAATTATACCTATCCGAAAGAGCTAGAATTAGTTTCTCTTGCATACACTGATGACTCACAATTCTACCTCTCCAACTCTACTTCTTTCTAATCACTAGATTGCATATCATACATTCCAACTGGAACATTGTGCAGGCATCTTAAACTCAACATAACCAACCCAGAATTTATCATCTTTACCTTTACACTTGGCATCTACACATTACAGTCCTTTGTCCTCTGTGTTCCCTGTTTTAGTGGATGTTCCACCATCTGTCATggagtctgttttctcattgccCGCCCTCCTCCAAGTCCATGAGTTCCATGACCTTATTCTCTATAGAATCTAGCTTTTTTCTCCAGCCCTATTGCCACTATTCTAGTTGTGGTCACAGATTTGTCAGCTGGATTACTGAAATAACTCCTAAACATGCATTTTAACTTTTGAGCGTATTTCTGAGATCAAAGTTGATGATACCATTTCACTGTTGGTAACCCTTTTTCATTGCCCATTGTTCTCTTAGGAAAGTCTTAATTCCTTCTGTGATTGAGTCATGATAattttcaagactgatttctttctcttttccagtcTCAGCCACATTAATTTCTCTACAGTGGGAAGCAAGCCTCCTACATTTCCAAATCAACAATTCTGGTGTCCAGAATGATCTTTCCATTTATACATTTTTGCTCTACAGAGCTCTAAAATCTTCTGGGAAACCTTTTCCTGATCCACTTACAACTGAAGGGTTTAGTTGGCTTTCTTATTACCATGAaactttatttttactctttataCTGATCTTCACCATAATATAAACCAATCGTTTCTTGTCTGTCTTCACTCACTAGAATGAAAACTTATTGTTCACCATTTTATGTCTGTTTTTTATGTAGTCCTTGAAATACAGTATATTCCCTAAAATATGTATTAAGATTGAGTTAATGCtagtgaagctcttcatctttttaaaattctctgaaaTAAGTAATGCTTCATCTATTTGCTTTTTCCCATACTAGTATTGAATTGTTTTTTGTACCTTTTGTCTTGGTgagaacatatataaaaatattatagtagtcatctttgtcttatttcttATATTAAAAGTGTTCCTTTCTAGTATTTCAGTATTAAATATGATGTTGCATAGCTGACCAGTGATGATGAGGAAGAACTTAGGTGTGTGATAATGTGTTCAAGGATTTCTCCATCCTCTTTAGAAAATCCTTGATATGTGCTTAATTCACCCTGAGCATCTGTTTTGATGACACACATCACTTGTATAATACGTTCTCTACTAAACTGAATTTTATGTGTGGAGATCCTGTGTCTATCATGTTTACTACTAACCTCTTTGGACCTAACGAAACCTGGCATATACTaagatttcaataaatatttatgaaattaaaTCAAGGAGTTcaactgatttttatttgttgatgTAATTTACAtgtttgtttccattgtttatctTATTCTCTAATCTTTATGCCtcattgtaattttttatttttctttatttttgaactATGATTTAATTAATTGTTTTTAACTTCTTTACTGTTTTgcgggcttccctcgtggctcagctagtaaagaatctgcttgcagtgcgggagacctgggtttgattcctgggttgggaagatcccctggagaagggaatggctacctactccagtattttggcctagagaattccatggactctatagtccatgagatcacaaagagtcagacatgactgagtgactttcacttcacttcacttaccgTATTGgcagttatttattttgttcttaatCAGAACAGTGTCTACTTCGAATATTATTTAAGAGAATTCTGTAACCATATATTTCCTAACttttaaatttggaaataaaatcacatgAAACTGAACAGGAAAATGAATGACAATAGCAAGTATCCAACTCTCTCTCCCGGCTTCTGTTGACATACCAAGAGATTTCAAAATACAGAACAACATGTGTTATGTCAGAAAGGTCAAGAAATTTTTGTCAGGTCTTGTACAGATGAGGTCAAGTTTTAGAAGGGTAAGAGGGACTCAGAATTTACTAGATTTAAATAAAgagataatttgaaaataatttttaaaagatattaattGCATCTAATTAGTGTCTTTTTCTCTAAATGGAAAGGCCTGGACATGCAAACAGGCTACATAGCTGTTGGGAAATAGAAGGTGAGTTCTCTGAGTTGTCACATATCTGGATGATAATTTAacactctttttgttttgttttttaattggaggaaatcATGCCCTGATTGGAAGCTGTTGGCATGGGGAAACTGTAGGCAAGGTAACTATAAGAAGGCTATCCACTGTGATTGGTTAGGAGCACATATTTGTGTCTCCCTGATTGGTCCTAA from Dama dama isolate Ldn47 chromosome 31, ASM3311817v1, whole genome shotgun sequence encodes:
- the CSNKA2IP gene encoding casein kinase II subunit alpha'-interacting protein; the encoded protein is MVPLAYYDQHFVPLEYSYQLAATSSSARQYTDEKLNQPNNQSVVRVQSHSNNLVVPPPNSSQKVQRCSELPSVMSQDTITGDCYNRVLKSPLSHAKRQATPSLHLQRRTPLWPNKKALSSPLSHPKPQNTSSFDLIKTLSPEPSQTDWSSQLSFPKPQNTSSLDLFWTSPPLKSIRRVSSSSLYVNHQETPSPDYLWTSSSLEPNQRAFSSALPQSKPQKASSLDSLWSSLLERNQRCLSSPSLNSTSQINDLFQTSPEAQHLEPSQMTLSSSLPDPRLQTPPVLRSNSSVLRLPLSNSKPRKSPLPHSVHQSKSLPLFQPKTLDHDFRTPSSAMCHSRLQDTTSPSDKHKARDLSSPHPKPNVSGQSLFSSRHSMRSIAALTLGSRLQRKSSFGHCEETGPSKEIPWTLDYTQPCIVKGGTVPSDVVNKIVNSLSKTRIQRDLCRQILFRRMRGRPNPRPGPRLSSSYMVCLACASCVRSHCSHLTGRKDPHAATLFVIPTPELTREKEITVKLVFILSLPETTFLLPVKENQPDEAPEDNLEGMEKISNIFPTSESDITLGANEKKTWLTVAPEKQAVSQQPQAVDWLLYVKKNSSPQFQSVLPSSSSSTSLSSSSSSSSSSSSFSTIAPLPPPPPPKESAVSDCVVTKLLSYHRLPPGVSWLEFICSKNHQPLPGKPRPSQSPSPKARPMRNSTTVKRRKGPKTVFKIFQTKFQNERNLD